The window CGCTAACACCAAATGCAGCTGCAAATTCAGGTCCTCTCATGCTTTGTAGTATTGAATTCTGACCTACCAAGAACTGTGGCCTGTTCTTTTTTGCTGTTGTTGTGAAACCGAAGAACTCGAATGGTCCGGTTCTTGATGCAATTTGACAGAAGGGGAAGTACCTTGGCACCCAAAACACATCTCCTTCGTTTACTCTCGAGTTCATTGCTAGTGTACCGTTTGGATACACAATTTGGATACTGCCACTTCCTCTTAACACTATTCCATATTCTGTTGCTGTTGGATTAATGTGAGGTGCCATCATAGCTccctacaaaaaagaaaaaaaaaaaatatagtataGTTACTTCTTCTAATGTGACAAATTACAAAATAAGTTTATGTTATAATTGAAGGGAGCCCTGAGCAATGGTAAGTTGTCTCTGTGTGGCTGCCCCCTTAATTATTTTTATAGAACATTGTTATAATCAGGGTCTGGGAATTCTAACAAGAAAATTCACACAAAAATTGCAGTAGTGTCACGACTAGAATTCAAAATCTAAAGCAATATATGGAACCCTTCATCACACTACATCTTAAAGCTTCCTTAATCACTCACTCTACACCAGAAGGGGATTCAAGAGATTGTATACACACAAGTTTTTGTTCCATAAGGGGATTCAAGAGATAGTACACACACAAGTTTTTTGTTTTTAGCCTATTTGCACCGTAAATTTCTCTGCTCTCCGAGATCATTCAATTATATTCTTTTCATCAAACTTAGCTCCTCTACTAATTATACTGGATAAAGTTTAGTGATTACACATGCGCTAATTATAATGAATAAAGTATAGTGATTAAACAGTCACTTGTTAAAAGTTTAGTAATTACATTAAACTACGACACTAAACATGGACGAAACATCATGGTTAAAAAGAATGGTGAAACGAAATTACCGCTGAAAGATTGACAAGATAGACGCCAATGTCAGCATGCTTCAATGGAGAATAATCAGATTGATCTAAGGCCAAGCTCCACCCATAGTCATTCTTATAATCTGCCTTTCTGTCAAAAAGATTGTAGGAGTCTGGACCTTTGCCTCTTCGTCTGTCGTCGCCTTTCCTCCCCTCTCTCCtgtttctttcattaccaaaAAGATTAGTCAAGAACTTTCTCAAAGACCATATTGGCTGctctttttcctcttcttcttcttggctAGCTTCTTCCTCCAAATGCACAATTCTCTTTAGGTGTTCAAGTTTCTGGTGTTGTTCTAGGTTCAAGAATGTAGCCCATATGCTCGGTGTAGGAGAATGTGTAGTGTTCAGATATACAATTGCACCTGAATATTGTCTTGTCAAGATCTCACTCACTTCTGCTGTGGATACCTGTCATGGTAACGAATCTtgatttaactatttttacttctTTATAAAGGGATTCAAGTCATATGCATGAGAGTGCAAACTGCTAGCTAGTTTGTCAATTTTAACATGTGATCGCAAGTTAtcatttttacaaaattaccaatTAATGCTTATCAAGAACTTCACTTAATATGTGACATGATTGTGTAAATGTTTTTTACATGTGAGAGTGTGGTACTTAAAATCCTAGTTAAGTATAGAAGAACTAACTCAAATAGCCACGGACTTaatctcttaaactaaaaataaccggcagatatatactatatataactcgtgtaatatatgtataactatgtataattaatgtatattctATGTATATCGGCAAGAAAATTGAATATTGAATCTGGTCGGCTAACAACCCCTTAAATATATCATGATATGTTTGCTTCAAGAGTTCTCATAACTTACATTGAATGCTGTCGATAATGTCAGAGTGTCGAAACCAGCAAGTACAGATGTTGGATACATTCCACCACCAATGAAGAAAGACTGCAAAAAATGATCAATTGTAACTCAACAATTCAACAGCCAAAAGAGAATCTCTCTAAAAAAAAGATCCATTTTTGCTGAAATTTACAAGATATAGGTTACATTCAAAAGACAATGCAAAAGGGGTACCTGGAAACCGAGCCATCCTAAGCTGCTAGAGGTGCTAATGCTGCAAATGATGTGAAGTCTCTGTCCCTCAGCTGGATTAACAAGATAGAAAGCAGAGCCAGCTCGAATGCTGTACACATCTCCTTCCTTCAATCGCCTTTCTGTAAAATCATCTTTGTATATGTGCCCAATTCTTGTTTCCCCTGCAATGTCAACAGTCAAAAAACTTTATTCATTTCTccaaagatttttatttgaagaattaacccaagCTGCCCACCTAATCGCTTTAAGTCATGTATAATCAGTGTATACTGGAACAGTGAATCTGACAGGTTATTCGTGTTAAAATCACTTTTTATTTTGGTATAAAAACAATCATACAAGAACAATAAAGAAAAGGAGTCTTGGCACGACACTGTGGTTAGGACATCCATCACATGTTCAAGTCGTGAAAACAACTTATTACATAAATGGAAGACAAAATTGAGTACAATAGATCCaatgttgtccgaccctcttcaGCTGAACCCAAAACTTCTTAtttcgactatatatatatatatatatgagtaaaACTCCTGAAAATTAGTATCCGTGTTAACATTTTGATCATTAGTTTTCAAAGAACTTAGAACCAATACATTAAATCTTGAATCCAACTCTATAACAGAGAGATTAGTTCACCAAATAATCTCTTTATTCAAGAAGCTAAGCATAGAGAAAGAAGCGAAAAAGATGAAAACTCTACCTCGGCGAACAAAGAGGGTGAGATGAGAATCAAGATACTGAGGGATGAAAAGACTGTTAGGTTCCATAGTAATAAAACCAATATGCATTGGACTTTGAAACATAGAAATCCCACCACCAAATCCACCTCTCACCACTCTCATAACTCCAGCATCAGTCCTCACTATTTCCTTtgaatcatgcaataaaaaccaTCCACtttcactttcctcttcttcttcttccatctCTTTCCCTCTTCTGTCATATTCATAACCACTAACAGAAGCCACAAGAGCAGAGGAAATCACCAGCAATAAGATCAAAAGATCCTTTCTGTTTCCCATTTTCCTTTTATCACTTGCCAAAAAAAAGTTGATTCTTTTCTCAAACGGTGTAGAAAATGCAGGAAGTTGAAGCAGTTTATGTAGAGGGAAGAGAATGGTTATAGGGAAACAGGTGTCATGCATGCAAGAATTGAAGGATTTGCTGGCGTATTGTGGTATAGACACAATTGAATTGAGAGTTAAATGTGAGATAAATCTGGTCTCAACCCAAGACAAAGTCTTTGCTTGctgcttttttcttcttctcatctGTTAGCAAATTtggaacttttttttttctttttttgttatttgaAAACTCATTATATTCGGATTCGTGCGGCATAGTACTCATTCGAGGGAAAGTGTTTCCTATCAAGtatttttttgttaaagaaataaCAGTCTCATCCGCTACACCCATCTTCTTTGCAGTGCAAATTTGAAACTGTTGTGTTTTCTTCGTTTTATTGGGTTTAGTCGCACAATTTGTGTTCGTTCTCCCATTCTTTTGTGATATCATGTTGAAAACAATTATTGTACTACATGAAAAATGTAATAAAGTAATTGTACCAAAaaagtttgagaaaaatacaaaaaaggatATTTGACTCTCCAACTTGTAACACGTTCATATAAATTAAGAgagtaatattttttttacaaacaacttcatatttttgcatattCATAATTTctttattgattaaaaatatgtCTGTTCAATTGTTACGAAAGAGAGGATTACAAAGTACTAAATCTTATATTCAGCCAAATGCATTGCATCGTTACAAACTTTCTCCCAATTAATAAACAACGTCACATGGTATATGTCAAATCAGGACACGCCAAAATACGTAGTTTGCTAATTAAAGTTTTATCGCTCGTACTCATTTTAGTTAATCATTTATAGTACCTATTTCGTACTAGGTTCAAGGGCCTAAAGAGAAAATGCTAGGTACAAAAAGTTTCTCCGTTCCTATGGTTCGAAATCAAACATATAGTTATTAAAGGGTAGATAATCTCATTTATCCTGTGTAGTCACGTTTTCGCTCCGCTTGACCCACCAGAAAATCAGGGTATATGTTACCCCCGGTTATACCCGTATACATAAATACTGAATTTTAAGTAGAATATTAAAAAATTAGTTTAAACGTCTATATCaagtgaaaataataaaaatggtcCTTTATGTTTGAAGATAGGTTTAAACTTGTTCATTAAATATATTACTGAACATTGGtcatttaaatttatatttactAAGAATGAGCACTTTTTGATCTCCATCAACATTTAGGGCCCCTTTGGACatcaatttttttaactttttttcgaaatcaatatttgaacataaaatttttaatttttatttaaaaataaattttaaaatttttcgaaaattttaaaaactctaaaaaaactattttttaaaatttttattttaaatcactACAAAATTCAATAAAAGCCTAAAATTATCTAATTTTcgaatatcatttttcaaaattttataatttttatgatCAAACGCCAACTTAATATTACTGGCAATTAGATTTACTAGAATTTGCAAAATACAAAAAAGAGATGATGTACCCAAAAAATATCAGGAAAGTTGAAAAAAACTGCATCACTAACTACATGTGTCTAGTGGAGTTTTTGGTGTTGTGATTTGGAGTTCAAAATGATTTTCCTGGTATTTTTGGTCAAaacatttttttgttattttgttattttgagaaatgaTATTTTAACTTCTTCTTATGTACATTtaattgttctttttttttctcgtCTTTGGttttaagaaagaaaaacccTCCCGCAGCGGCCTCAACTCCCAGTCTCCCACCCTTGGCCGCCGttctctttttattcttttggttTCTTGGACCTTTTGCCTCATTCCTGTTATAAACAAAAATgggaaagaaagcaggaaagttCAAAAAGAAGGAAACCAACAACGCTCCAAAAAAAGCAAAACGTGATTTTTACAATGAagatgatgatatgatgaatgaTGCCATCGATGCCTGTGAGTTTTTTTTTTGATGCTTTTAGTTTTAAGGCTGAAAAATTAGAAATATGTActatgaagaatgaaaataatATGATTTATAATTGCTAGAAAGAATGAGAATGATATCTTTGAGCTCAAAATTTGATTGTTGTTATGCCCAGTTGAAGTATATTGATGGTTCTTTTAGTGGAAGAttttacttcttttgttattCCCAGTtgaagtttaattttttttttttttttttggaaattttagcTTATGGctgaaaaactaaaaaaaaatgattttcttttgaACTGAATGTTTTATCTCTGTTGTAGTTTGAAGGTCATTTGTGTGCTAGATATTTTCAGCTTTACTGCTTTGTTATTAGCAATAGTTGCTAGAAAGAGTGAGAATGATATATCTTTGAGCTCAAGATTTGATTTTATCTTGCCCCGTTGAAGTGTATTGAGGGTTTTTTGATATTTCCAGTTTTACAGCTCAAAATTTAGCAATTAAATAAACAGATTTGAATAAGAAAACAGGAAACAtattagaaataaaaaagaaaaagaaaaatgatttctTTTTAAGCTGAAAAGTTTCTCTCCATCAATAGTTGATTTCTTTTTGGGTTTCAGATATTAAAGATTTCCTCCTAGGATATTAGCTATAAATGCACAACAAAAGGATGGAAAAAAGCATTTTTCTGAGCTCAAATTTAGTTTGTGTTATGCCTAGTTAAAGTTTATTAAGGGGTTTGATATTTTCAGTTTTAATACTCCTACAAGTAgccaaaagaaggaaaaaaaagaaaaatattgaaataaaTGATTGCTAAGAGCTGAGAATTTACTTTTCATATTGTCTGGTTGATGTTTATAGCCGTAAAAAGTTAGAAATAAATAGAATAAAGAATGcaaagaaatatcatttcttttgAGCCAAAATTTTCCTCTGTTTATGTCCAGTTGAAGTTTTATTTGGTTTTTAGGTATAAGAGAAGATAAAGATTTATAGTTTATAATTGCTAGTAGTTTGCATTTGTTTGGATGTTTGCTTTATTTGAATCCACGGGGAGAGAGAGAATTTCAGAGAAAATGCT is drawn from Nicotiana tabacum cultivar K326 chromosome 9, ASM71507v2, whole genome shotgun sequence and contains these coding sequences:
- the LOC107782423 gene encoding vicilin-like seed storage protein At2g28490, whose translation is MRRRKKQQAKTLSWVETRFISHLTLNSIVSIPQYASKSFNSCMHDTCFPITILFPLHKLLQLPAFSTPFEKRINFFLASDKRKMGNRKDLLILLLVISSALVASVSGYEYDRRGKEMEEEEEESESGWFLLHDSKEIVRTDAGVMRVVRGGFGGGISMFQSPMHIGFITMEPNSLFIPQYLDSHLTLFVRRGETRIGHIYKDDFTERRLKEGDVYSIRAGSAFYLVNPAEGQRLHIICSISTSSSLGWLGFQSFFIGGGMYPTSVLAGFDTLTLSTAFNVSTAEVSEILTRQYSGAIVYLNTTHSPTPSIWATFLNLEQHQKLEHLKRIVHLEEEASQEEEEEKEQPIWSLRKFLTNLFGNERNRREGRKGDDRRRGKGPDSYNLFDRKADYKNDYGWSLALDQSDYSPLKHADIGVYLVNLSAGAMMAPHINPTATEYGIVLRGSGSIQIVYPNGTLAMNSRVNEGDVFWVPRYFPFCQIASRTGPFEFFGFTTTAKKNRPQFLVGQNSILQSMRGPEFAAAFGVSEERLRRILDAQREAVILPSAAVAPTEPIDPREEEEERGERGREQEIVMKIPEVIRSFGNDMIMGFA